One stretch of Bombus affinis isolate iyBomAffi1 chromosome 4, iyBomAffi1.2, whole genome shotgun sequence DNA includes these proteins:
- the LOC126915508 gene encoding troponin T isoform X1 encodes MKREHDRGERIITSVRFIDLQPERKIEGRASQKESGENIEFMKRQEQKRSDLDEQLKEYIAEWRKQRAKEEEELKRLKEKQAKRKITRADEEKRLAQKKKEEEERRQREIEEKKQRDIEEKRKRLEESEKKRQAMMQAMKDQANKKGPNFTITRKDLAGNLTSAQLERNKTKEQLEEEKKISLSIRIKPLEIDGMSIEKLRFKATELWDTIVKLETEKYDLEERQKRQDYDLKELKERQKQQLRHKALKKGLDPEALTGKYPPKIQVASKYERRVDTRSYDDKKKLFEGGYDTLLAEYNEKLWKQKTEQFMKRNKTKLPKWFGERPGKKPGDPESPEGEEDVKAAAEDEELEEPQFEEEEEEEEEEEEEEEEEEKKEGEGEGEEEEEEEEEEEEEEEEEEEEEEEEEEE; translated from the exons GGGTAGGGCGTCCCAAAA GGAGTCTGGGGAGAATATCGAGTTTATGAAG AGGCAAGAACAGAAAAGGAGCGACCTAGACGAACAGCTTAAGGAATACATCGCAGAATGGCGGAAACAGAGAGCCAAGGAGGAGGAAGAACTGAAGAGATTGAAG GAGAAGCAAGCGAAGCGCAAGATTACTCGCGCGGACGAGGAGAAGAGATTGGCTCAGAAAaagaaggaggaggaagaaCGTCGCCAACGTGAAATCG AGGAAAAGAAGCAACGCGATATTGAGGAAAAGAGAAA ACGTTTGGAAGAATCAGAAAAGAAACGTCAGGCTATGATGCAAGCGATGAAAGATCAAGCGAACAAGAAGGGCCCCAACTTTACCATCACTAGGAAAGATCTAGCA GGTAACCTTACGTCGGCGCAACTGGAACGCAACAAGACGAAAGAACAGCTGGAAGAGGAAAAGAAGATTTCGCTGAGCATTCGCATCAAACCCTTGGAAATCGATGGTATGTCCATTGAGAAGCTCCGGTTCAAGGCTACCGAACTCTGGGATACCATTGTCAAGCTGGAGACCGAGAAATATGATCTTGAAGAGCGACAGAAACGCCAGGACTATGAC CTTAAAGAATTAAAGGAACGTCAGAAGCAGCAACTGAGGCACAAGGCTTTGAAGAAAGGTCTTGATCCCGAAGCCCTCACCGGCAAGTACCCC CCTAAGATCCAAGTGGCCTCCAAATACGAACGTCGAGTGGATACCAGGTCTTATGACGATAAGAAGAAGCTCTTCGAGGGT GGCTATGACACGCTTCTAGCGGAGTACAACGAGAAACTATGGAAACAGAAAACAGAACAGTTCATGAAGCGTAACAAAA CGAAATTGCCGAAGTGGTTCGGCGAGAGGCCAGGCAAGAAACCAGGAGACCCCGAATCTCCAGAAGGCGAAGAAGACGTGAAGGCTGCGGCTGAAGACGAAGAGCTTGAGGAACCACAattcgaagaagaagaagaagaggaggaggaagaggaggaggaagaagaagaggaagagaagaagGAGGGTGAGGGTGAAGGcgaggaagaggaggaagaagaagaagaggaggaggaagaagaagaggaagaggaagaggaggaggaggaggaagaggaagaatag
- the LOC126915508 gene encoding troponin T isoform X2 translates to MKREHDRGERIITSVRFIDLQPERKIEGRASQKESGENIEFMKRQEQKRSDLDEQLKEYIAEWRKQRAKEEEELKRLKEKQAKRKITRADEEKRLAQKKKEEEERRQREIEEKKQRDIEEKRKRLEESEKKRQAMMQAMKDQANKKGPNFTITRKDLAGNLTSAQLERNKTKEQLEEEKKISLSIRIKPLEIDGMSIEKLRFKATELWDTIVKLETEKYDLEERQKRQDYDLKELKERQKQQLRHKALKKGLDPEALTGKYPPKIQVASKYERRVDTRSYDDKKKLFEGGLTEQQKESIEKQWAQQKEQFLGRQKTKLPKWFGERPGKKPGDPESPEGEEDVKAAAEDEELEEPQFEEEEEEEEEEEEEEEEEEKKEGEGEGEEEEEEEEEEEEEEEEEEEEEEEEEEE, encoded by the exons GGGTAGGGCGTCCCAAAA GGAGTCTGGGGAGAATATCGAGTTTATGAAG AGGCAAGAACAGAAAAGGAGCGACCTAGACGAACAGCTTAAGGAATACATCGCAGAATGGCGGAAACAGAGAGCCAAGGAGGAGGAAGAACTGAAGAGATTGAAG GAGAAGCAAGCGAAGCGCAAGATTACTCGCGCGGACGAGGAGAAGAGATTGGCTCAGAAAaagaaggaggaggaagaaCGTCGCCAACGTGAAATCG AGGAAAAGAAGCAACGCGATATTGAGGAAAAGAGAAA ACGTTTGGAAGAATCAGAAAAGAAACGTCAGGCTATGATGCAAGCGATGAAAGATCAAGCGAACAAGAAGGGCCCCAACTTTACCATCACTAGGAAAGATCTAGCA GGTAACCTTACGTCGGCGCAACTGGAACGCAACAAGACGAAAGAACAGCTGGAAGAGGAAAAGAAGATTTCGCTGAGCATTCGCATCAAACCCTTGGAAATCGATGGTATGTCCATTGAGAAGCTCCGGTTCAAGGCTACCGAACTCTGGGATACCATTGTCAAGCTGGAGACCGAGAAATATGATCTTGAAGAGCGACAGAAACGCCAGGACTATGAC CTTAAAGAATTAAAGGAACGTCAGAAGCAGCAACTGAGGCACAAGGCTTTGAAGAAAGGTCTTGATCCCGAAGCCCTCACCGGCAAGTACCCC CCTAAGATCCAAGTGGCCTCCAAATACGAACGTCGAGTGGATACCAGGTCTTATGACGATAAGAAGAAGCTCTTCGAGGGT GGCCTGACCGAACAGCAGAAGGAGTCCATAGAGAAGCAGTGGGCTCAACAGAAGGAACAATTCCTTGGTCGTCAGAAGA CGAAATTGCCGAAGTGGTTCGGCGAGAGGCCAGGCAAGAAACCAGGAGACCCCGAATCTCCAGAAGGCGAAGAAGACGTGAAGGCTGCGGCTGAAGACGAAGAGCTTGAGGAACCACAattcgaagaagaagaagaagaggaggaggaagaggaggaggaagaagaagaggaagagaagaagGAGGGTGAGGGTGAAGGcgaggaagaggaggaagaagaagaagaggaggaggaagaagaagaggaagaggaagaggaggaggaggaggaagaggaagaatag
- the LOC126915508 gene encoding troponin T isoform X6 yields MSDDEEQYSGRASQKESGENIEFMKRQEQKRSDLDEQLKEYIAEWRKQRAKEEEELKRLKEKQAKRKITRADEEKRLAQKKKEEEERRQREIEEKKQRDIEEKRKRLEESEKKRQAMMQAMKDQANKKGPNFTITRKDLAGNLTSAQLERNKTKEQLEEEKKISLSIRIKPLEIDGMSIEKLRFKATELWDTIVKLETEKYDLEERQKRQDYDLKELKERQKQQLRHKALKKGLDPEALTGKYPPKIQVASKYERRVDTRSYDDKKKLFEGGYDTLLAEYNEKLWKQKTEQFMKRNKTKLPKWFGERPGKKPGDPESPEGEEDVKAAAEDEELEEPQFEEEEEEEEEEEEEEEEEEKKEGEGEGEEEEEEEEEEEEEEEEEEEEEEEEEEE; encoded by the exons GGGTAGGGCGTCCCAAAA GGAGTCTGGGGAGAATATCGAGTTTATGAAG AGGCAAGAACAGAAAAGGAGCGACCTAGACGAACAGCTTAAGGAATACATCGCAGAATGGCGGAAACAGAGAGCCAAGGAGGAGGAAGAACTGAAGAGATTGAAG GAGAAGCAAGCGAAGCGCAAGATTACTCGCGCGGACGAGGAGAAGAGATTGGCTCAGAAAaagaaggaggaggaagaaCGTCGCCAACGTGAAATCG AGGAAAAGAAGCAACGCGATATTGAGGAAAAGAGAAA ACGTTTGGAAGAATCAGAAAAGAAACGTCAGGCTATGATGCAAGCGATGAAAGATCAAGCGAACAAGAAGGGCCCCAACTTTACCATCACTAGGAAAGATCTAGCA GGTAACCTTACGTCGGCGCAACTGGAACGCAACAAGACGAAAGAACAGCTGGAAGAGGAAAAGAAGATTTCGCTGAGCATTCGCATCAAACCCTTGGAAATCGATGGTATGTCCATTGAGAAGCTCCGGTTCAAGGCTACCGAACTCTGGGATACCATTGTCAAGCTGGAGACCGAGAAATATGATCTTGAAGAGCGACAGAAACGCCAGGACTATGAC CTTAAAGAATTAAAGGAACGTCAGAAGCAGCAACTGAGGCACAAGGCTTTGAAGAAAGGTCTTGATCCCGAAGCCCTCACCGGCAAGTACCCC CCTAAGATCCAAGTGGCCTCCAAATACGAACGTCGAGTGGATACCAGGTCTTATGACGATAAGAAGAAGCTCTTCGAGGGT GGCTATGACACGCTTCTAGCGGAGTACAACGAGAAACTATGGAAACAGAAAACAGAACAGTTCATGAAGCGTAACAAAA CGAAATTGCCGAAGTGGTTCGGCGAGAGGCCAGGCAAGAAACCAGGAGACCCCGAATCTCCAGAAGGCGAAGAAGACGTGAAGGCTGCGGCTGAAGACGAAGAGCTTGAGGAACCACAattcgaagaagaagaagaagaggaggaggaagaggaggaggaagaagaagaggaagagaagaagGAGGGTGAGGGTGAAGGcgaggaagaggaggaagaagaagaagaggaggaggaagaagaagaggaagaggaagaggaggaggaggaggaagaggaagaatag
- the LOC126915508 gene encoding troponin T isoform X4 has product MSDDEEQYSQPERKIEGRASQKESGENIEFMKRQEQKRSDLDEQLKEYIAEWRKQRAKEEEELKRLKEKQAKRKITRADEEKRLAQKKKEEEERRQREIEEKKQRDIEEKRKRLEESEKKRQAMMQAMKDQANKKGPNFTITRKDLAGNLTSAQLERNKTKEQLEEEKKISLSIRIKPLEIDGMSIEKLRFKATELWDTIVKLETEKYDLEERQKRQDYDLKELKERQKQQLRHKALKKGLDPEALTGKYPPKIQVASKYERRVDTRSYDDKKKLFEGGYDTLLAEYNEKLWKQKTEQFMKRNKTKLPKWFGERPGKKPGDPESPEGEEDVKAAAEDEELEEPQFEEEEEEEEEEEEEEEEEEKKEGEGEGEEEEEEEEEEEEEEEEEEEEEEEEEEE; this is encoded by the exons GGGTAGGGCGTCCCAAAA GGAGTCTGGGGAGAATATCGAGTTTATGAAG AGGCAAGAACAGAAAAGGAGCGACCTAGACGAACAGCTTAAGGAATACATCGCAGAATGGCGGAAACAGAGAGCCAAGGAGGAGGAAGAACTGAAGAGATTGAAG GAGAAGCAAGCGAAGCGCAAGATTACTCGCGCGGACGAGGAGAAGAGATTGGCTCAGAAAaagaaggaggaggaagaaCGTCGCCAACGTGAAATCG AGGAAAAGAAGCAACGCGATATTGAGGAAAAGAGAAA ACGTTTGGAAGAATCAGAAAAGAAACGTCAGGCTATGATGCAAGCGATGAAAGATCAAGCGAACAAGAAGGGCCCCAACTTTACCATCACTAGGAAAGATCTAGCA GGTAACCTTACGTCGGCGCAACTGGAACGCAACAAGACGAAAGAACAGCTGGAAGAGGAAAAGAAGATTTCGCTGAGCATTCGCATCAAACCCTTGGAAATCGATGGTATGTCCATTGAGAAGCTCCGGTTCAAGGCTACCGAACTCTGGGATACCATTGTCAAGCTGGAGACCGAGAAATATGATCTTGAAGAGCGACAGAAACGCCAGGACTATGAC CTTAAAGAATTAAAGGAACGTCAGAAGCAGCAACTGAGGCACAAGGCTTTGAAGAAAGGTCTTGATCCCGAAGCCCTCACCGGCAAGTACCCC CCTAAGATCCAAGTGGCCTCCAAATACGAACGTCGAGTGGATACCAGGTCTTATGACGATAAGAAGAAGCTCTTCGAGGGT GGCTATGACACGCTTCTAGCGGAGTACAACGAGAAACTATGGAAACAGAAAACAGAACAGTTCATGAAGCGTAACAAAA CGAAATTGCCGAAGTGGTTCGGCGAGAGGCCAGGCAAGAAACCAGGAGACCCCGAATCTCCAGAAGGCGAAGAAGACGTGAAGGCTGCGGCTGAAGACGAAGAGCTTGAGGAACCACAattcgaagaagaagaagaagaggaggaggaagaggaggaggaagaagaagaggaagagaagaagGAGGGTGAGGGTGAAGGcgaggaagaggaggaagaagaagaagaggaggaggaagaagaagaggaagaggaagaggaggaggaggaggaagaggaagaatag
- the LOC126915508 gene encoding troponin T isoform X3, producing the protein MKREHDRGERIITSVRFIDLQPERKIEESGENIEFMKRQEQKRSDLDEQLKEYIAEWRKQRAKEEEELKRLKEKQAKRKITRADEEKRLAQKKKEEEERRQREIEEKKQRDIEEKRKRLEESEKKRQAMMQAMKDQANKKGPNFTITRKDLAGNLTSAQLERNKTKEQLEEEKKISLSIRIKPLEIDGMSIEKLRFKATELWDTIVKLETEKYDLEERQKRQDYDLKELKERQKQQLRHKALKKGLDPEALTGKYPPKIQVASKYERRVDTRSYDDKKKLFEGGYDTLLAEYNEKLWKQKTEQFMKRNKTKLPKWFGERPGKKPGDPESPEGEEDVKAAAEDEELEEPQFEEEEEEEEEEEEEEEEEEKKEGEGEGEEEEEEEEEEEEEEEEEEEEEEEEEEE; encoded by the exons GGAGTCTGGGGAGAATATCGAGTTTATGAAG AGGCAAGAACAGAAAAGGAGCGACCTAGACGAACAGCTTAAGGAATACATCGCAGAATGGCGGAAACAGAGAGCCAAGGAGGAGGAAGAACTGAAGAGATTGAAG GAGAAGCAAGCGAAGCGCAAGATTACTCGCGCGGACGAGGAGAAGAGATTGGCTCAGAAAaagaaggaggaggaagaaCGTCGCCAACGTGAAATCG AGGAAAAGAAGCAACGCGATATTGAGGAAAAGAGAAA ACGTTTGGAAGAATCAGAAAAGAAACGTCAGGCTATGATGCAAGCGATGAAAGATCAAGCGAACAAGAAGGGCCCCAACTTTACCATCACTAGGAAAGATCTAGCA GGTAACCTTACGTCGGCGCAACTGGAACGCAACAAGACGAAAGAACAGCTGGAAGAGGAAAAGAAGATTTCGCTGAGCATTCGCATCAAACCCTTGGAAATCGATGGTATGTCCATTGAGAAGCTCCGGTTCAAGGCTACCGAACTCTGGGATACCATTGTCAAGCTGGAGACCGAGAAATATGATCTTGAAGAGCGACAGAAACGCCAGGACTATGAC CTTAAAGAATTAAAGGAACGTCAGAAGCAGCAACTGAGGCACAAGGCTTTGAAGAAAGGTCTTGATCCCGAAGCCCTCACCGGCAAGTACCCC CCTAAGATCCAAGTGGCCTCCAAATACGAACGTCGAGTGGATACCAGGTCTTATGACGATAAGAAGAAGCTCTTCGAGGGT GGCTATGACACGCTTCTAGCGGAGTACAACGAGAAACTATGGAAACAGAAAACAGAACAGTTCATGAAGCGTAACAAAA CGAAATTGCCGAAGTGGTTCGGCGAGAGGCCAGGCAAGAAACCAGGAGACCCCGAATCTCCAGAAGGCGAAGAAGACGTGAAGGCTGCGGCTGAAGACGAAGAGCTTGAGGAACCACAattcgaagaagaagaagaagaggaggaggaagaggaggaggaagaagaagaggaagagaagaagGAGGGTGAGGGTGAAGGcgaggaagaggaggaagaagaagaagaggaggaggaagaagaagaggaagaggaagaggaggaggaggaggaagaggaagaatag
- the LOC126915508 gene encoding troponin T isoform X7, translating into MSDDEEQYSESGENIEFMKRQEQKRSDLDEQLKEYIAEWRKQRAKEEEELKRLKEKQAKRKITRADEEKRLAQKKKEEEERRQREIEEKKQRDIEEKRKRLEESEKKRQAMMQAMKDQANKKGPNFTITRKDLAGNLTSAQLERNKTKEQLEEEKKISLSIRIKPLEIDGMSIEKLRFKATELWDTIVKLETEKYDLEERQKRQDYDLKELKERQKQQLRHKALKKGLDPEALTGKYPPKIQVASKYERRVDTRSYDDKKKLFEGGYDTLLAEYNEKLWKQKTEQFMKRNKTKLPKWFGERPGKKPGDPESPEGEEDVKAAAEDEELEEPQFEEEEEEEEEEEEEEEEEEKKEGEGEGEEEEEEEEEEEEEEEEEEEEEEEEEEE; encoded by the exons GGAGTCTGGGGAGAATATCGAGTTTATGAAG AGGCAAGAACAGAAAAGGAGCGACCTAGACGAACAGCTTAAGGAATACATCGCAGAATGGCGGAAACAGAGAGCCAAGGAGGAGGAAGAACTGAAGAGATTGAAG GAGAAGCAAGCGAAGCGCAAGATTACTCGCGCGGACGAGGAGAAGAGATTGGCTCAGAAAaagaaggaggaggaagaaCGTCGCCAACGTGAAATCG AGGAAAAGAAGCAACGCGATATTGAGGAAAAGAGAAA ACGTTTGGAAGAATCAGAAAAGAAACGTCAGGCTATGATGCAAGCGATGAAAGATCAAGCGAACAAGAAGGGCCCCAACTTTACCATCACTAGGAAAGATCTAGCA GGTAACCTTACGTCGGCGCAACTGGAACGCAACAAGACGAAAGAACAGCTGGAAGAGGAAAAGAAGATTTCGCTGAGCATTCGCATCAAACCCTTGGAAATCGATGGTATGTCCATTGAGAAGCTCCGGTTCAAGGCTACCGAACTCTGGGATACCATTGTCAAGCTGGAGACCGAGAAATATGATCTTGAAGAGCGACAGAAACGCCAGGACTATGAC CTTAAAGAATTAAAGGAACGTCAGAAGCAGCAACTGAGGCACAAGGCTTTGAAGAAAGGTCTTGATCCCGAAGCCCTCACCGGCAAGTACCCC CCTAAGATCCAAGTGGCCTCCAAATACGAACGTCGAGTGGATACCAGGTCTTATGACGATAAGAAGAAGCTCTTCGAGGGT GGCTATGACACGCTTCTAGCGGAGTACAACGAGAAACTATGGAAACAGAAAACAGAACAGTTCATGAAGCGTAACAAAA CGAAATTGCCGAAGTGGTTCGGCGAGAGGCCAGGCAAGAAACCAGGAGACCCCGAATCTCCAGAAGGCGAAGAAGACGTGAAGGCTGCGGCTGAAGACGAAGAGCTTGAGGAACCACAattcgaagaagaagaagaagaggaggaggaagaggaggaggaagaagaagaggaagagaagaagGAGGGTGAGGGTGAAGGcgaggaagaggaggaagaagaagaagaggaggaggaagaagaagaggaagaggaagaggaggaggaggaggaagaggaagaatag
- the LOC126915508 gene encoding troponin T isoform X5, producing MSDDEEQYSQPERKIEESGENIEFMKRQEQKRSDLDEQLKEYIAEWRKQRAKEEEELKRLKEKQAKRKITRADEEKRLAQKKKEEEERRQREIEEKKQRDIEEKRKRLEESEKKRQAMMQAMKDQANKKGPNFTITRKDLAGNLTSAQLERNKTKEQLEEEKKISLSIRIKPLEIDGMSIEKLRFKATELWDTIVKLETEKYDLEERQKRQDYDLKELKERQKQQLRHKALKKGLDPEALTGKYPPKIQVASKYERRVDTRSYDDKKKLFEGGYDTLLAEYNEKLWKQKTEQFMKRNKTKLPKWFGERPGKKPGDPESPEGEEDVKAAAEDEELEEPQFEEEEEEEEEEEEEEEEEEKKEGEGEGEEEEEEEEEEEEEEEEEEEEEEEEEEE from the exons GGAGTCTGGGGAGAATATCGAGTTTATGAAG AGGCAAGAACAGAAAAGGAGCGACCTAGACGAACAGCTTAAGGAATACATCGCAGAATGGCGGAAACAGAGAGCCAAGGAGGAGGAAGAACTGAAGAGATTGAAG GAGAAGCAAGCGAAGCGCAAGATTACTCGCGCGGACGAGGAGAAGAGATTGGCTCAGAAAaagaaggaggaggaagaaCGTCGCCAACGTGAAATCG AGGAAAAGAAGCAACGCGATATTGAGGAAAAGAGAAA ACGTTTGGAAGAATCAGAAAAGAAACGTCAGGCTATGATGCAAGCGATGAAAGATCAAGCGAACAAGAAGGGCCCCAACTTTACCATCACTAGGAAAGATCTAGCA GGTAACCTTACGTCGGCGCAACTGGAACGCAACAAGACGAAAGAACAGCTGGAAGAGGAAAAGAAGATTTCGCTGAGCATTCGCATCAAACCCTTGGAAATCGATGGTATGTCCATTGAGAAGCTCCGGTTCAAGGCTACCGAACTCTGGGATACCATTGTCAAGCTGGAGACCGAGAAATATGATCTTGAAGAGCGACAGAAACGCCAGGACTATGAC CTTAAAGAATTAAAGGAACGTCAGAAGCAGCAACTGAGGCACAAGGCTTTGAAGAAAGGTCTTGATCCCGAAGCCCTCACCGGCAAGTACCCC CCTAAGATCCAAGTGGCCTCCAAATACGAACGTCGAGTGGATACCAGGTCTTATGACGATAAGAAGAAGCTCTTCGAGGGT GGCTATGACACGCTTCTAGCGGAGTACAACGAGAAACTATGGAAACAGAAAACAGAACAGTTCATGAAGCGTAACAAAA CGAAATTGCCGAAGTGGTTCGGCGAGAGGCCAGGCAAGAAACCAGGAGACCCCGAATCTCCAGAAGGCGAAGAAGACGTGAAGGCTGCGGCTGAAGACGAAGAGCTTGAGGAACCACAattcgaagaagaagaagaagaggaggaggaagaggaggaggaagaagaagaggaagagaagaagGAGGGTGAGGGTGAAGGcgaggaagaggaggaagaagaagaagaggaggaggaagaagaagaggaagaggaagaggaggaggaggaggaagaggaagaatag
- the LOC126915508 gene encoding troponin T isoform X8: MKRQEQKRSDLDEQLKEYIAEWRKQRAKEEEELKRLKEKQAKRKITRADEEKRLAQKKKEEEERRQREIEEKKQRDIEEKRKRLEESEKKRQAMMQAMKDQANKKGPNFTITRKDLAGNLTSAQLERNKTKEQLEEEKKISLSIRIKPLEIDGMSIEKLRFKATELWDTIVKLETEKYDLEERQKRQDYDLKELKERQKQQLRHKALKKGLDPEALTGKYPPKIQVASKYERRVDTRSYDDKKKLFEGGYDTLLAEYNEKLWKQKTEQFMKRNKTKLPKWFGERPGKKPGDPESPEGEEDVKAAAEDEELEEPQFEEEEEEEEEEEEEEEEEEKKEGEGEGEEEEEEEEEEEEEEEEEEEEEEEEEEE, encoded by the exons ATGAAG AGGCAAGAACAGAAAAGGAGCGACCTAGACGAACAGCTTAAGGAATACATCGCAGAATGGCGGAAACAGAGAGCCAAGGAGGAGGAAGAACTGAAGAGATTGAAG GAGAAGCAAGCGAAGCGCAAGATTACTCGCGCGGACGAGGAGAAGAGATTGGCTCAGAAAaagaaggaggaggaagaaCGTCGCCAACGTGAAATCG AGGAAAAGAAGCAACGCGATATTGAGGAAAAGAGAAA ACGTTTGGAAGAATCAGAAAAGAAACGTCAGGCTATGATGCAAGCGATGAAAGATCAAGCGAACAAGAAGGGCCCCAACTTTACCATCACTAGGAAAGATCTAGCA GGTAACCTTACGTCGGCGCAACTGGAACGCAACAAGACGAAAGAACAGCTGGAAGAGGAAAAGAAGATTTCGCTGAGCATTCGCATCAAACCCTTGGAAATCGATGGTATGTCCATTGAGAAGCTCCGGTTCAAGGCTACCGAACTCTGGGATACCATTGTCAAGCTGGAGACCGAGAAATATGATCTTGAAGAGCGACAGAAACGCCAGGACTATGAC CTTAAAGAATTAAAGGAACGTCAGAAGCAGCAACTGAGGCACAAGGCTTTGAAGAAAGGTCTTGATCCCGAAGCCCTCACCGGCAAGTACCCC CCTAAGATCCAAGTGGCCTCCAAATACGAACGTCGAGTGGATACCAGGTCTTATGACGATAAGAAGAAGCTCTTCGAGGGT GGCTATGACACGCTTCTAGCGGAGTACAACGAGAAACTATGGAAACAGAAAACAGAACAGTTCATGAAGCGTAACAAAA CGAAATTGCCGAAGTGGTTCGGCGAGAGGCCAGGCAAGAAACCAGGAGACCCCGAATCTCCAGAAGGCGAAGAAGACGTGAAGGCTGCGGCTGAAGACGAAGAGCTTGAGGAACCACAattcgaagaagaagaagaagaggaggaggaagaggaggaggaagaagaagaggaagagaagaagGAGGGTGAGGGTGAAGGcgaggaagaggaggaagaagaagaagaggaggaggaagaagaagaggaagaggaagaggaggaggaggaggaagaggaagaatag